The Megalobrama amblycephala isolate DHTTF-2021 linkage group LG7, ASM1881202v1, whole genome shotgun sequence genome window below encodes:
- the LOC125271526 gene encoding GTPase IMAP family member 9-like, whose amino-acid sequence MGLKDQMAHSEKQVLVCACVIILKQFVPPSLGDLRIVLLGMTGAGKSASGNTILGKDEFEVDFNPESVTRQSKKKMTRKDRRSISIIDTPGLQDSRGKENEVKAEIKKCMEMSDPGPNVFLLVIRLDDRFTDEKMNTVKWIQENFGEKTARHTIILFTHADALRNRSLQDHIEESPDLRQLIISCGGRYHAFNNEDKENQDQVNELLFKIDKMVLKNEGKFYTYAMYRKSQATMMKIILRVIAVIAVARVTFLGKEVGEGQVKPVEAKVAAIADLASDVSSRELHDACARTKLTTVFFYYYLLLAAHSLGVLPPPSVQDEVLA is encoded by the exons ATGGGACTTAAAGATCAAATGGCTCATTCAGAgaa ACAAGTgcttgtgtgtgcgtgtgttattattttaaaacaatttgtaCCTCCATCTTTAGGAGATCTAAGGATTGTTTTGTTGGGAATGACTGGAGCTGGAAAGAGTGCATCAGGAAACACAATCCTGGGAAAAGATGAGTTTGAAGTGGATTTTAATCCAGAGTCAGTTACTCGACAATctaagaaaaaaatgacaaGAAAAGATAGAAGGAGCATCTCAATAATCGACACTCCAGGCCTCCAGGATTCAAGAGGGAAGGAAAATGAAGTGAAGGCAGAAATAAAGAAGTGTATGGAAATGTCTGATCCTGGTCCTAATGTGTTCCTGCTGGTCATCAGACTGGATGACAGATTCACAGACGAAAAGATGAACACAGTGAAATGGATTCAGGAGAACTTTGGAGAAAAAACTGCTCGTCACACCATCATTCTGTTCACTCACGCTGATGCACTGCGGAACAGATCACTGCAGGACCATATAGAAGAGAGTCCAGATCTACGGCAGTTAATCATCAGCTGTGGTGGCAGATATCATGCATTCAACAATGAAGACAAAGAGAATCAAGATCAAGTCAATGAGCTGCTGTTCAAGATTGATAAAATGGTGCTTAAAAATGAAGGGAAGTTCTACACTTATGCAATGTACCGTAAATCCCAGGCAACGATGATGAAAATCATCTTGCGGGTCATAGCAGTCATAGCAGTG GCAAGAGTAACTTTCCTCGGAAAAGAAGTTGGAGAGGGCCAGGTAAAGCCTGTCGAGGCTAAAGTGGCTGCTATTGcagatttg GCCTCTGACGTTAGTTCACGAGAGCTCCATGACGCCTGCGCGAGAACTAAACTGACGACGGTCTTCTTCTACTACTACTTGTTACTGGCTGCTCACTCCTTAGGAGTAttaccgccacctagtgttcaagATGAAGTGCTGGCATAG